A window from Sceloporus undulatus isolate JIND9_A2432 ecotype Alabama chromosome 8, SceUnd_v1.1, whole genome shotgun sequence encodes these proteins:
- the SOCS1 gene encoding suppressor of cytokine signaling 1, translated as MVAHSSVTPEHGIAAELRSRLQPPPARESLHGRVPRGHVQPGCVRGSRDATHFPTFRSQEDFGTITRTSALLDACGFYWGPLSVSAAHEKLKGEPVGTFLIRDSRQTNCFFTVSVKMAAGPTSIRVIFQSGRFHLDGSKESFGCLFALLEHYVASPRKVLSRPLRKEQLRPLQELCRKSIVATFGRENLDRLPLNPVLKDYLESFPFKL; from the coding sequence ATGGTAGCGCATAGCAGCGTGACGCCTGAGCATGGGATTGCCGCCGAGCTGAGGAGCCGCCTGCAGCCACCGCCCGCCCGGGAGAGTTTGCACGGCCGTGTCCCCCGCGGCCATGTCCAGCCGGGCTGCGTCCGAGGATCCCGCGATGCCACCCACTTCCCCACTTTCCGCTCCCAGGAGGACTTTGGCACCATCACGCGCACCAGTGCCTTGCTGGATGCCTGCGGGTTTTACTGGGGGCCACTGTCAGTCAGCGCGGCCCACGAGAAACTCAAAGGTGAGCCGGTGGGGACTTTCCTCATCCGTGACAGCCGGCAGACAAACTGTTTCTTCACGGTCAGCGTCAAGATGGCGGCCGGCCCCACCAGCATCCGGGTCATCTTCCAAAGCGGCCGGTTCCATTTGGACGGGAGCAAGGAGAGCTTTGGCTGCCTCTTTGCACTCCTGGAACATTACGTTGCCTCGCCTCGCAAAGTCCTGTCGAGGCCGCTGCGCAAAGAGCAGTTGCGGCCCTTGCAGGAACTGTGCCGCAAAAGCATTGTGGCGACTTTTGGGAGAGAGAACTTGGACCGCCTCCCCCTTAATCCCGTCCTGAAGGATTATCTGGAGTCGTTCCCATTTAAACTATGA
- the NDE1 gene encoding nuclear distribution protein nudE homolog 1, which yields MFFGDDAQRTPTMNNVEKKKFGSAEEERDYWKELAAKYKECAENAQAELREFQEGSREYEAELEMQLQQTETRNRDLLSDNNRLRMEIESVKEKITAQHSEGYQRISALEEELAQTKAIKDQLQKYIRELEQANDDLERAKRATIMSLEDFEQRMNQAIERNAFLESELDEKENLLESVQRLKDEARDLRQELAVQQKQEKPKPSADGALEAERIDTAVQASLSVPSTPMAHRGSSFGIHTPGTFRRGFEESYSATPLTPAARISALNIVGDLLRKVGALESKLASCRNFVYDQAPYRSAVPTPVCLGRDAFERRLSGPYGPQGLPKRLDLGTWPSNHAGPVGLPPQGVVQMLL from the exons ATGTTTTTCGGAGACGATGCGCAAAGGACGCCGACGATGAACAACGTCGAAAAGAAAAAGTTTGGTTCGGCGGAAGAGGAGCGCGATTATTGGAAAGAGTTGGCAGCAAAATATAAAGAATG cGCGGAAAATGCACAGGCAGAGCTGCGTGAATTTCAGGAAGGGAGCCGCGAATACGAAGCGGAGCTGGAAATGCAGCTGCAGCAAACGGAGACGCGGAACAGAGACCTCCTTTCGGACAACAACCGCCTCCGGATGGAGATCGAGTCGGTCAAG GAGAAGATCACAGCCCAGCATTCAGAGGGATACCAGAGGATCTCGGCGCTGGAGGAAGAGCTGGCCCAGACCAAGGCCATCAAGGACCAGCTGCAGAAATACATTCGGGAACTGGAGCAAGCCAACGACGACCTGGAACGAGCCAAGAG GGCCACCATCATGTCCTTGGAGGACTTTGAGCAGCGGATGAACCAGGCCATCGAGCGCAACGCCTTCCTGGAGAGCGAACTGGACGAGAAGGAGAACCTCCTGGAATCAGTCCAGCGGCTGAAGGACGAAGCCCGAG ATTTACGTCAGGAGTTGGCCGTGCAGCAGAAGCAGGAGAAGCCCAAACCCTCGGCGGACGGTGCCCTGGAAGCAGAGCGGATAGACACAGCTGTCCAAGCCTCCTTGTCCGTCCCGTCCACCCCTATGGCCCACCGAGGGTCCAGCTTTGGAATACATACCCCAGGGACATTCAGAAGAG GTTTTGAGGAGAGTTATAGTGCAACTCCACTCACGCCGGCCGCCCGAATATCGGCGCTCAACATCGTGGGGGACCTTCTCCGGAAAGTTGGG GCTCTGGAATCCAAGCTGGCCTCCTGCCGAAACTTCGTCTATGACCAAGCTCCTTACCGAAGCGCTGTGCCGACCCCGGTCTGTTTGGGCAGAGACGCCTTCGAGAGACGCCTGAGCGGTCCCTACGGACCCCAAGG GTTGCCGAAGCGGCTAGATTTGGGGACTTGGCCGTCCAACCACGCAGGACCGGTGGGCCTCCCTCCACAAGGAGTCGTCCAGATGCTTCTTTGA